The Paenibacillus sp. FSL H7-0357 nucleotide sequence AATCTTATCCTAAGAAGCCGGTCTATGTAATGGATACCATTTTGAGGCTGGCCACAACGATTTTTGCAGAAGGTTTAACCTTTGAAGCCTATACAGAATCACGCAGTTTCATGTTGCAGCCACGGAAAAGTTTTTCACAGTTTGCTGATATTCTCACCGGATATCACTTGTCGCCAACCGGTTCTTATGGCAGTACGACCCATTTTAATAAAGACCATTATTACAATACCAGACAGCACAAGTTCAAGAGTAATCGTTACATTCTAGAGAAGCTGGTCCAAGCGGGATACATTGATTTTCTCGCGGTGGGTGTCGATGATGCCAATACGCAGGGGGTACAAATCAATGAGATTAACTTTCTGGAAGGGCGCATCAATACTTGTCTTGGCGGAACGAATGGTCAAAACCCAGATCGGGCTATTATTCTTCCGGATGCAGACGGATTGGGGCAGGCGCTAGTGGCACGTATGGCGAATCAGCTCTATCGTAGCGGAGCAAAGCCAAGGTATGCCGTGCAATACTTTGGACCACATGGCTCCACCATCACCAGTCCATATGAATATATGGATGTGCATCAAAATATTTTGCGTCATGTGGATATTGTTGGCGGAAAATCTGTGAGCACTTCACCTACCGTGGAAATTATCGCGATAACTGCTGCGAATCAGGTAACGGCTGCGGTCAGCCGGATTGCTGCCAATAGTACCCAGCACGTTCCAACTGTAGTCATTGATTTCGTGGGTGGCGGCGCAGCGAATGCCACTGTAACCGAAGCATTGCTGGGTAGCGAGCATACCGGGAGTATTTTAGGATACAGTGGCTGGAACACGCCAGGTAACAAGATCGGAATTGCACTGGGTATGGGCCAGGCGCGGTATACGTACTTGGTTACGGAAAAAGATGCCGAGGCACTCAGTTCAGCAGTCAACGCTCACGGTACGCTTTTGTTTAAGCGATTCTTGAAAGACTATTATTACAAAACGTTGGCCATTGGTGAAATCCGGGAGTACTCGAGAGCCAATTCTTTGTATACAAATATCGCTACGATTGCAGATCAAAATATGCTTTTGTTCAATAGTCCAGAGGACTATTTGCATTTACAAGACGTGCTGAGGGAGCGGATGCAGACGCATGCGGCTTCGCTTTCCGGGAAAAGTGCATTCCTTAACGGCGGTTCTGGAACGGCTTATAACGTCCGCCAGATTTGTGGAACCACTTGGTCATTTTCGGAATATGTCAGTGCAGAACTCCTTCATGATGATCCGGATTTTATTTGGGGCCGTGCTTTTGAGATTACTTTGAATCCTAATGTAACCTTGGAATAAAGTGATCTACCTTCAAGTTATCGAAAATGGACACTGGCATGGTGTTGGATCAGATGAACAAATTTTAGCGGGTTTTGATGGATATAAGAGGGTGGATGCCATTGTGAATTTCTTCTAATGACTCGTAGTGCGTATGGAGGTATTTGTGATTTTAACTACAGCTTAGATTTCACTCCAGGCGGGTGCGTGAAACCTTGCAGGGTGCGATGATTTGCTGGTTCTGGCGGCGTCCCTAGTTGTCGTAGAAGGTCAAGATGTTTCTCAGCGGTTCTATTCTAAGGATGCCACCTCCGCCGGTGCTGTTTATCGGTTTGATGTAATCGGGAGGACTGTAATTACACATCCGCTGCAGATCGGTTAAAGACAGGTACAGAAGGTGGTCGGTATATGCTGGTGGAAGCGGCTATTCTGCGAAAAGGTCTGGTGAACCGTCCATGTATTACTCAGCGGCCGGTTCAGAAAGGTAAGATGATTATAGAGGGAACGGAATCTGAGCAGCTGCTGAAGGCGGGCGTTGCGCTGGATCCGGCAGCGGTCATAGATCATATTTGGGGATGGCCGTCATTTACGCGACCATTTGCCGTTCCCCCGGATCGTAGACCATTGCAAGAATCAACTCTTTACTGAGATTCACATCTGTGGGGGTGAACACAATAACACATGCATCATAGATGTAAATGAAGAGGCGGCCAAAGGTGTACTATGATAGAGGTGAAAGATAATAATCTAAGATGATGTTGTATTGGTATAAAAAAAGCTGTTTTGTCTATGGTCTGTCGCTTTTCTCCACGTAGCATTAACCCAATTAACATGTTGTTTATACGTGCGGTTGTGATTGAAATATCATCTTGGATTTATTTTCTGTTCAGCCTTTCCTTAAGTTTATCTACACACTCAGAATTCAAAAGGCACAATAAAGAGAGTTCTCTTAAGTTCAAACTTTGTTTTTGTTTCATAAACTTTAAGTCAGTTCAAATGAAGATATACTCTTAACTCATAAGATAGGCTTTACTATTCAGTTTCCCCTTCAAATATCCGATAATTACATAATAAGGTTAATAAGTGTATAAGTGCTATTTTGCTTTTATTAATGCAAAGTCAAACATTGGGATCAAGGCCTGTGAGGTAGGGTAAATAAACTCGACGAGGGGAGATAATATCGAACGAGTATTAAGTAATAAAGGGAGGGCAAATGAATGAGGGAATTTATAAAGACAGTATTTCAAGCCATTCTTTATGTACTAATAGTTGTTGGATTACATCTAATTTTGATTTATTTACTTGAGATAAGAATAGAAGGGTGGGGGACAGGATTATTAGAATTCTCATTTAAGGTATACTTTGTGCCGCTACTTTTATGTTTTATTAATTCCTTTTTGTTTATAAGGACTCAGAGGATAAAGTATCATGTCACCTGGTTTCTGTTTACTACGCTCCCAAATTTTTTACTTTTGTTATTTTTCAAAGGAATACAAACTAGTGGAGATAGTGGGGATGCAGTTGTCGTTTCTATTGAATTATTCCCAAAATATCAGGTGGAAATGCTTATTCTGCTTCCTGGGAGCATTTTAGTAATCCAATTTATTTTGGCTTTATATTATCTAATCAAAGTAAGAAAAGAAGGTAAGCGTTTGAAAGTATAGAGGGGGATTAGTGCTATGAAAAGGATTTTTTCGATCAGTATAATCATTACAATTTTTGTTTCTTTATTTAGTTCAATTGGAAGTTTTCAAAATTATTCATATGCTAGTTCAGTTCAGGAATCAGTATACAGCAACAATCTATCCGAAGAGTCTTCAATCGGAATATTGAGCACGTCAGTCTCTCCAGATAATGCTGTTGTAAAATTTGGAGAGAAGATTTATATCAATTACAGTTTCGATGATAGAGCACACCCTGTATTAGTAAACATCTATAAGGATAATGAATTATTGTCAGATTATATTTACAGGAGTTCAAGTTGGGGGGAGAGATTTTCTTATGAACCCAAAGATGAAGGGAGCTATAGATTTGTTGTACAGCCAACAGATCGACCAAACTATACTAATGAGTGTACAGTTACTGTTTATAAAGATAGAATAATATTTTTACCCGGAATAATGGGAAGTGAGTTATTTCTGGGTGATGAACAGGTATGGGAGCCTGAAGATAACTTAAATCTCCCTCGCATTCGCGGCCAAATTAATAGCCTTCAGATGACCACTTTAGGAGAAAGTAAAAATAACATAAGTGTTCACAACAGTATCAGTGATTATGATGGTATTTTAGCTTTCTTTAAAAATGAAGGATTTCACGTCGTTGATTTTCCCTACGATTGGAGATTAGGCTCCAGTATAAATGCACAGAAGTTGAAAGAAAAAATAAATATTGAGCGAGCTGCGTCTCCGTATAGTAATTACTATATTGTTGCTCATAGCATGGGAGGACTTGTCGCCACTGAATTTATTAGACAGGGAAATAGCCAACTAATAAAAAAAATGATTACAATAGGTACACCATTTCTTGGAGCACCCCAAGCGGTCAATATGCTTGAAACAGGGAATCTGACAGAAAGTTTCTTAGCTTACGTGGCTGTGGGTGATGCAATAAGAAGTTTGGAGAAAAATGTTCCATCTATCTACGAGCTACTCCCTAATAAATCCTATTTTTCATTTCAAACCAACGGATACATTGAGACGCAATCATATACTGACCCTTACGGACCAAAAGTGAAAGTTACTAAGTATAACACTTTCAGTGATACGGAAAATTTAATAAAAAATAATAGAGACTGGTCGAATGATTTTTTGTTCGACGAAGCAAAGGATTTCCATTCTGCTTTGGATGTGCTCAACACTCTTAAAAAAGTAGATTCTTACTATATTGTAGGTGATCAGAAAGCAACTCCTGGTAAACTTGTTTACTTCTCCCCTTCAAAAAACAATAAAGCTCTTGGTGATGTGAAAAGTATACAAGGAGATGCTGTTGTACCTGTTTCCAGCGCTACAGTAAATTTCTTGCTTGATGAATCACGGACTTATTATATTGCGAGATCACATGTTGGTCTTGTGAAAAGTGTTGAAGTACAAAAAAAAATTCTAAATATTTTAAAAGATAAACCAAATGAATTTGTCTCCGAAAAGATACGTGACGAGACGAAAGAAATAAAAACAGTGAAATTTAAAGCAGAATGTCCGGTAGAATTGCATCTATATGATTCATCTGGTAACCATACTGGACCAACAAGTTCAGAAACTTTTGAATCAAACATTCCTGACGCCAACTATTTTACAGATGGTGAAACAAAGATTGCCTTAGTAAACGATGATGAAAACTATAAAATTCGTATTGTTGGTACAGGATATGGTGAATTAACCTTTTCAATAGTATGGGCAAATGAAAATGATGTTGAAGATAAAACATTGCGTTTTGATAATGTTACTGTTACTCCTGGTTCAATATTTAAAGCTGATGTTAATCAGAATGGGCAAGTAGTGCTTCAAGTAGATCAGAATGGTGATGGTAACTTCGAAGGTAGCGTTAGTCCTTCTGTACAATTAGATCTAGGAGGAACTCAAGACGAAACAATACCAACATTAAGCTCACACGTTGCTGGAGTAAAAGGTGTAAATGAATGGTACGGTAAGAACGTTTATTATAATTTAGCCGGAGACGATAATGCATCTGGTGTTTATAAATATTTTTATGATCTGAATAGTTCTGAGTATAAGGAGTATGTTGAACCTATAACACTACCTGATACTGGAATATATAATTTCAAATCTTATGTGAGAGATAAAAATAGAAATGATTCCGAAGTATTAACAGAAACGGTGAAGGTGGATACTACTAACCCGACCGTACCAATAATGACGGTAGATCCTACAGCATGGACGAACAAGTTTGTCACGATTACATTAGCTGGAGGAACAGATGCAGATAGCGGTTTTCAAAAATATCAATACAAGATCAACCAGGAGGGAGAGTGGAAAGACTATACTGCGCCTTTTGTGATTGATACAGAAGGATTGTACAATGTTTACGCAAGATCAGTGGACAATGTATTTAACCTTAGTGAAGAAGTAACTGGGGTGGCTAAGGTTGATAAAACCAATCCCCACAAACCGATAATGACAATTGAACCATCAATATGGACAAGTCAGTTAGTCACCGTTACTTTGTCAGGTGGAACTGATATGGATAAGGGTTTTCCGAACAGTGGATTTCAAAAGTATCAATATAAAATAGATGATGGAGAATGGAAAGATTATACTACACCAATAATTATCGATACTGAGGGTTTATATAAGGTTGTAGCTCGATCAGTGGATAATGCTAATAACCTAAGTGATGAGGTTTCTGGAGAGGCAAAAATTGATAGGACCAACCCAATAGTACCCAAAATGACAATTGAACCATCAAAATGGACAAATCAGTCAGTTACCATAACATTGTCTGATGGAACAGATGCGGATAAGGGTTTTCCGAACAGTGGATTTCTAAAGTATCAATATAAAATAGATGATGGAGAATGGAAAGATTATACTGCGCCTTTTGTAATTGATACAGAAGGAATATACAATGTTTACGCCAGATCAGTGGACAATGTATTTAACCTTAGTGAGGAAGTTTCTGGGGTAGCAAAGATAGATAAGACAAATCCAACCAACCCAGCAATAGTTCTGAGTGATGATGCTTGGAGTAATGAAAATATTAGCTTTACTATACTTGATGGTGAAGATAATCTGAGTCACGTTAAGAACAGTGAATATAAAATAGGCTTAGATGGTGAGTGGATAGTTTATAATAGCCCAGTAATAATTAGTTCCGAGGGAATTACAACTGTATATGCTAGAACAATCGACAATGCAGGAAATATTAGTAACAAGTCTGCGAAATCAATATATATTGATAAAACAGTACCTACCAAGCCATCAAATTTAACAATTCCTTCTGATTTGACTGGTAAGGGATTAACAAGTATCCGTTTAAAATGGAATCATTCTATTGATACATTAAGTGGGATTAATCGATACGATATTTATGCTAATACTAACTTAGTGGGAAATACCAAAGATAATACTTATCTTGTGCAAAATTTAACACCAGGTACTTCGTACAAATTCGAGATTAAGGCATTTGATAATGCAGGGAATTATAATAGTCAATATATTACTGTAAGTACCAGAGATACCATGATAGCTGCTTCTAATGCATTTAGTGTATGGTTACGTGCTGACGGGACTGTATGGGCTTGGGGACAGAATACTCAAGGGCAACTGGGAAATGGCAGCCTGTTGAACAGCAGTACAGCCGTGCAGGTCACGGGACTGGAGGATGTAGTGGCAGTGTCAGCAGCAGGAGAAACAACGCTGGCACTGAAAGCGGACGGAACCGTGTGGTCATGGGGAAGTAATAGTAGGGGCCAGCTGGGGAATGGAAGCACTACGTCCAGTGCGATACCCGTGCAGGTTAAGGAACTCAGCGGAGTCATTGCCATAAGCAATAGTGAGAGTGAGTATAGCTTAGCTCTGAAGGGTGACGGAACCGTGTGGGGCTGGGGGTCTAACTCCAGCTATCAGTTGGGGGATGGAACAAACACCCAACGGTTAACTCCGGTCAAGGCGGTAGGTCTGAGCGGAATCACGGCAATTGAAGCTAATGGAACAAGTATGGCGTTGAAGAATGATGGAACGGTATGGAAAGTAGTGAATTCAGCCTTTGCCAAGGTAGATAATCTATCCGGCGTCAAACAGATCGCCGCAGGAAGATTTCACCAGTTGGCCTTGAAGAAAGATGGAACACTTTGGGCTTGGGGAGCCAATAGTGTTGGAGAACTAGGGAATGGAACAGCAACTGGAGGTACCACGGGAGTGAGTCAGGTGCCCGGAATGAATGGAGTCATTGGAATAGCAGGAGGTGCGTACTACAGCTTGGCAGTAAAGAGTGATGGAAGTGTGTGGGCTTGGGGGTACAACAACTTGGGTCAATTAGGGGATGGTACTCAGACAAATCGTTGGGCACCGATCCGAGTGACGGGACTGAGCGGAATTAAGGAAGTATCGGCAGGGGTAACCCATAGTCTGGCCAAAGGGGACGACGGAAGTGTATGGGCTTGGGGGAGCAACACATATGGGCAACTGGGAGACGGTAGCCTGACTGCCCGTTTGACGCCGGTGTTGGTGCAGACCAACGGAGCGCCACAGGTAGTCCTGACCACGCCGTCGGGAAGCCAGGAAGTACCGACAGTGGTGGGAATTACAACACCAAGCATAGGGTGGACGCAAAACGACAGTGAAGGGACCACGTTCACAGGATTCCAAGTGCAGATTCTAGATGAAGCGGGAGAAGTAGTACTGGATTCAGGAACAGTGGCTCAGAATACGACCAGCAATACCGCGAGTTGGACAGTCACAGAAGCACTGCCAGTGGGTCAGAAGCTGCAGGTGCGGGTGAAGGTAAGTGATGAAGGTGCGGGGTCCGAGTGGTCCGCCGCAGGCTGGATGCAAGTAAGCGGAGAAGGTCAGGCAGGGTCCAGCATTGTTGCAGGAGGTACCCACAGCGTACAGTTGAAGAGCGACGGGACTGTATGGGCTTGGGGACAGAATACTCAAGGGCAACTGGGAAATGGCAGCCTGTTGAACAGCAGTACAGCCGTGCAGGTCACGGGACTGGAGGATGTAGTGGCAGTGTCAGCAGCAGGAGAAACAACGCTGGCACTGAAAGCGGACGGAACCGTGTGGTCATGGGGAAGTAATAGTAGGGGCCAGCTGGGGAATGGAAGCACTACGTCCAGTGCGATACCCGTGCAGGTTAAGGAACTCAGCGGAGTCATTGCCATAAGCAATAGTGAGAGTGAGTATAGCTTAGCTCTGAAGGGTGACGGAACCGTGTGGGGCTGGGGGTCTAACTCCAGCTATCAGTTGGGGGATGGAACAAACACCCAACGGTTAACTCCGGTCAAGGCGGTAGGTCTGAGCGGAATCACGGCAATTGAAGCTAATGGAACAAGTATGGCGTTGAAGAATGATGGAACGGTATGGAAAGTAGTGAATTCAGCCTTTGCCAAGGTAGATAATCTATCCGGCGTCAAACAGATCGCCGCAGGAAGATTTCACCAGTTGGCCTTGAAGAAAGATGGAACACTTTGGGCTTGGGGAGCCAATAGTGTTGGAGAACTAGGGAATGGAACAGCAACTGGAGGTACCACGGGAGTGAGTCAGGTGCCCGGAATGAATGGAGTCATTGGAATAGCAGGAGGTGCGTACTACAGCTTGGCAGTAAAGAGTGATGGAAGTGTGTGGGCTTGGGGGTACAACAACTTGGGTCAATTAGGGGATGGTACTCAGACAAATCGTTGGGCACCGATCCGAGTGACGGGACTGAGCGGAATCAAGGAAGTATCGGCAGGGGTAACCCATAGTCTGGCCAAGGGAGACGACGGAAGTGTATGGTCTTGGGGGAGCAACACATACGGGCAACTGGGAGACGGTAGCCTGACTGCCCGTTTGACGCCGGTGTTGGTGCAGACCAACGGAGCGCCACAGGTAGTCCTGACCACGCCGTCGGGAAGCCAGGAAGTACCGACAGTGGTGGGAATTACAACACTAAGCATAGGGTGGACGCAAAATGACAGTGAAGGAACCACGTTCACAGGATTCCAAGTGCAGATTCTAGATGAAGCGGGAGAAGTAGTACTGGATTCAGGAACAGTGGCTCAGAATACGACCAGCAATACCGCGAGTTGGACAGTCACAGAAGCACTGCCAGTGGGTCAGAAGCTGCAGGTGCGGGTGAAGGTAAGTGATGAAGGTGCGGGGTCCGAGTGGTCCGCCGCAGGCTGGATGCAAGTAAGCGGAGAAGGTCAGGCAGGGTCCAGCATTGTTGCAGGAGGTACCCACAGCGTACAGTTGAAGAGCGACGGGACTGTATGGGCTTGGGGACAGAATACTCAAGGACAACTGGGAAATGGCAGCTTGTTGAAGAGCAGTACAGCCGTGCAGGTCACAGGACTGGAGGATGTGGTAGCAGTGTCAGCAGCAGGAGATACAACGCTGGCACTGAAAGCGGACGGAACCGTGTGGTCATGGGGAAGTAACAGTAACGGCCAGTTAGGGAATGGAAGCACTATGTTCAGTGCGGTACCCGTGCAGGTCACGGGACTGAGCGGAGTCATTGCCATAGCGTCAAGTGATAAGCACAGTCTAGCCCTGAAAAGTGACGGAACCGTATGGGGCTGGGGAGTTAACTCCAACTATCAGTTGGGGGATGGAACGAATACCCAGCGGTTAACTCCGGTCAAGGCGATAGATCTAAGCGGAATCACGGCAATCGCCGCTGGAAGTGGCAATAGTTTAGCCCTGAAGAATGATGGGTCTGTATGGGCGAGCCGGATGGTCCAAAATAATAAGTATGTATTTGCCCAACTAACAAGTCTTTCCCGAGTGAAGCAAATTGCAGTGGGAACTGACCATTGGATGGCACTGGGGGAAGATGGTGCCGTGTGGACATGGGGGACCAATACTTATGGTCAGTTAGGAAATGGAACGACTGTTTTAACAAATCAACCAGCAAAAATAACAACTATCAGTGGAGTGGTTCAGCTCAAGGCTGGTGACCAGTACAGTCTGGCAGTAAAGAGTGACGGAAGTGTATGGGCATGGGGGTCTAACAAGGGGCGGCTGGGAGAGGGCAGTAATTATGGTCAAATTCTGACACCGATCCGAGTGACGGGACTGAGCGGAATTAAGGAAGTATCGGCAGGGGTAACCCATAGTCTGGCCAAGGGAGACGACGGAAGTGTATGGTCTTGGGGGAGCAACACATACGGGCAACTGGGAGACGGTAGCCTGACTGCCCGTTTGACGCCGGTGTTGGTGCAGACCAACGGAGCGCCACAGGTAGTCCTGACCACGCCGTCGGGAAGCCAGGAAGTACCGACAGTGGTGGGAATTACAACACCAAGCATAGGGTGGACGCAAAACGACAGTGAAGGGACCACGTTCACAGGATTCCAAGTGCAGATTCTAGATGAAGCGGGAGAAGTAGTACTGGATTCAGGAACAGTGGCTCAGAATACGACCAGCAATACCGCGAGTTGGACAGTCACAGAAGCACTGCCAGTGGGTCAGAAGCTGCAGGTGCGGGTGAAGGTAAGTGATGAAGGTGCGGGGTCCGAGTGGTCCGCCGCAGGCTGGATGCAAGTAAGCGGAGAAGGTCAGGCAGGGTCCAGCATTGTTGCAGGAGGTACCCACAGCGTACAGTTGAAGAGCGACGGGACTGTATGGGCTTGGGGACAGAATACTCAAGGACAACTGGGAAATGGCAGCTTGTTGAAGAGCAGTACAGCCGTGCAGGTCACAGGACTGGAGGATGTGGTAGCAGTGTCAGCAGCAGGAGATACAACGCTGGCACTG carries:
- a CDS encoding DUF4127 family protein encodes the protein MKNVLYVPLDDRPVNLDDVIVQGRSAGINVITPSVSDLRNRLDSQKTASGTTLLATSLPTYGNTANIRQFILDNAASVDGFIISTDMLAYGGLIGSRRLRTSAGGAYPDYDATITNLLDVIRLVKQSYPKKPVYVMDTILRLATTIFAEGLTFEAYTESRSFMLQPRKSFSQFADILTGYHLSPTGSYGSTTHFNKDHYYNTRQHKFKSNRYILEKLVQAGYIDFLAVGVDDANTQGVQINEINFLEGRINTCLGGTNGQNPDRAIILPDADGLGQALVARMANQLYRSGAKPRYAVQYFGPHGSTITSPYEYMDVHQNILRHVDIVGGKSVSTSPTVEIIAITAANQVTAAVSRIAANSTQHVPTVVIDFVGGGAANATVTEALLGSEHTGSILGYSGWNTPGNKIGIALGMGQARYTYLVTEKDAEALSSAVNAHGTLLFKRFLKDYYYKTLAIGEIREYSRANSLYTNIATIADQNMLLFNSPEDYLHLQDVLRERMQTHAASLSGKSAFLNGGSGTAYNVRQICGTTWSFSEYVSAELLHDDPDFIWGRAFEITLNPNVTLE
- a CDS encoding OmpL47-type beta-barrel domain-containing protein encodes the protein MTTLGESKNNISVHNSISDYDGILAFFKNEGFHVVDFPYDWRLGSSINAQKLKEKINIERAASPYSNYYIVAHSMGGLVATEFIRQGNSQLIKKMITIGTPFLGAPQAVNMLETGNLTESFLAYVAVGDAIRSLEKNVPSIYELLPNKSYFSFQTNGYIETQSYTDPYGPKVKVTKYNTFSDTENLIKNNRDWSNDFLFDEAKDFHSALDVLNTLKKVDSYYIVGDQKATPGKLVYFSPSKNNKALGDVKSIQGDAVVPVSSATVNFLLDESRTYYIARSHVGLVKSVEVQKKILNILKDKPNEFVSEKIRDETKEIKTVKFKAECPVELHLYDSSGNHTGPTSSETFESNIPDANYFTDGETKIALVNDDENYKIRIVGTGYGELTFSIVWANENDVEDKTLRFDNVTVTPGSIFKADVNQNGQVVLQVDQNGDGNFEGSVSPSVQLDLGGTQDETIPTLSSHVAGVKGVNEWYGKNVYYNLAGDDNASGVYKYFYDLNSSEYKEYVEPITLPDTGIYNFKSYVRDKNRNDSEVLTETVKVDTTNPTVPIMTVDPTAWTNKFVTITLAGGTDADSGFQKYQYKINQEGEWKDYTAPFVIDTEGLYNVYARSVDNVFNLSEEVTGVAKVDKTNPHKPIMTIEPSIWTSQLVTVTLSGGTDMDKGFPNSGFQKYQYKIDDGEWKDYTTPIIIDTEGLYKVVARSVDNANNLSDEVSGEAKIDRTNPIVPKMTIEPSKWTNQSVTITLSDGTDADKGFPNSGFLKYQYKIDDGEWKDYTAPFVIDTEGIYNVYARSVDNVFNLSEEVSGVAKIDKTNPTNPAIVLSDDAWSNENISFTILDGEDNLSHVKNSEYKIGLDGEWIVYNSPVIISSEGITTVYARTIDNAGNISNKSAKSIYIDKTVPTKPSNLTIPSDLTGKGLTSIRLKWNHSIDTLSGINRYDIYANTNLVGNTKDNTYLVQNLTPGTSYKFEIKAFDNAGNYNSQYITVSTRDTMIAASNAFSVWLRADGTVWAWGQNTQGQLGNGSLLNSSTAVQVTGLEDVVAVSAAGETTLALKADGTVWSWGSNSRGQLGNGSTTSSAIPVQVKELSGVIAISNSESEYSLALKGDGTVWGWGSNSSYQLGDGTNTQRLTPVKAVGLSGITAIEANGTSMALKNDGTVWKVVNSAFAKVDNLSGVKQIAAGRFHQLALKKDGTLWAWGANSVGELGNGTATGGTTGVSQVPGMNGVIGIAGGAYYSLAVKSDGSVWAWGYNNLGQLGDGTQTNRWAPIRVTGLSGIKEVSAGVTHSLAKGDDGSVWAWGSNTYGQLGDGSLTARLTPVLVQTNGAPQVVLTTPSGSQEVPTVVGITTPSIGWTQNDSEGTTFTGFQVQILDEAGEVVLDSGTVAQNTTSNTASWTVTEALPVGQKLQVRVKVSDEGAGSEWSAAGWMQVSGEGQAGSSIVAGGTHSVQLKSDGTVWAWGQNTQGQLGNGSLLNSSTAVQVTGLEDVVAVSAAGETTLALKADGTVWSWGSNSRGQLGNGSTTSSAIPVQVKELSGVIAISNSESEYSLALKGDGTVWGWGSNSSYQLGDGTNTQRLTPVKAVGLSGITAIEANGTSMALKNDGTVWKVVNSAFAKVDNLSGVKQIAAGRFHQLALKKDGTLWAWGANSVGELGNGTATGGTTGVSQVPGMNGVIGIAGGAYYSLAVKSDGSVWAWGYNNLGQLGDGTQTNRWAPIRVTGLSGIKEVSAGVTHSLAKGDDGSVWSWGSNTYGQLGDGSLTARLTPVLVQTNGAPQVVLTTPSGSQEVPTVVGITTLSIGWTQNDSEGTTFTGFQVQILDEAGEVVLDSGTVAQNTTSNTASWTVTEALPVGQKLQVRVKVSDEGAGSEWSAAGWMQVSGEGQAGSSIVAGGTHSVQLKSDGTVWAWGQNTQGQLGNGSLLKSSTAVQVTGLEDVVAVSAAGDTTLALKADGTVWSWGSNSNGQLGNGSTMFSAVPVQVTGLSGVIAIASSDKHSLALKSDGTVWGWGVNSNYQLGDGTNTQRLTPVKAIDLSGITAIAAGSGNSLALKNDGSVWASRMVQNNKYVFAQLTSLSRVKQIAVGTDHWMALGEDGAVWTWGTNTYGQLGNGTTVLTNQPAKITTISGVVQLKAGDQYSLAVKSDGSVWAWGSNKGRLGEGSNYGQILTPIRVTGLSGIKEVSAGVTHSLAKGDDGSVWSWGSNTYGQLGDGSLTARLTPVLVQTNGAPQVVLTTPSGSQEVPTVVGITTPSIGWTQNDSEGTTFTGFQVQILDEAGEVVLDSGTVAQNTTSNTASWTVTEALPVGQKLQVRVKVSDEGAGSEWSAAGWMQVSGEGQAGSSIVAGGTHSVQLKSDGTVWAWGQNTQGQLGNGSLLKSSTAVQVTGLEDVVAVSAAGDTTLALKADGTVWSWGSNSNGQLGNGSTMFSAVPVQVTGLSGVIAIASSDKHSLALKSDGTVWGWGVNSNYQLGDGTNTQRLTPVKAIDLSGITAIAAGSGNSLALKNDGSVWASRMVQNNKYVFAQLTSLSRVKQIAVGTDHWMALGEDGAVWTWGTNTYGQLGNGTTVLTNQPAKITTISGVVQLKAGDQYSLAVKSDGSVWAWGSNKGRLGEGSNYGQILTPIRVTGLSGIKEVSAGVTHSLAKGDDGSVWAWGSNTYGQLGDGSLTARLTPVLVQTNGAPQVVLTTPSGSQEVPTVVGITTPSIGWTQNDSEGTTFTGFQVQILDEAGEVVLDSGTVAQNTTSNTASWTVTEALPVGQKLQVRVKVSDEGAGSEWSAAGWMQVSGEGQAGSSIVAGGTHSVQLKSDGTVWAWGQNTQGQLGNGSLLKSSTAVQVTGLEDVVAVSAAGDTTLALKADGTVWSWGSNSNGQLGNGSTMFSAVPVQVTGLSGVIAIASSDKHSLALKSDGTVWGWGVNSNYQLGDGTNTQRLTPVKAIDLSGITAIAAGSGNSLALKNDGSVWASRMVQNNKYVFAQLTSLSRVKQIAVGTDHWMALGEDGAVWTWGTNTYGQLGNGTTVLTNQPAKITTISGVVQLKAGDQYSLAVKSDGSVWAWGSNKGRLGEGSNYGQILTPIRVTGLSGIKEVSAGVTHSLAKGDDGSVWAWGSNTYGQLGDGSLTARLTPVLVQTNGAPQVVLTTPSGSQEVPTVVGITTPSIGWTQNDSEGTTFTGFQVQILDEAGEVVLDSGTVAQNTTSNTASWTVTEALPVGQKLQVRVKVSDEGAGSEWSAAGWMQVSGEGQAGSSIVAGGTHSVQLKSDGTVWAWGQNTQGQLGNGSLLNSSTAVQVTGLEDVVAVSAAGETTLALKADGTVWSWGSNSRGQLGNGSTTSSAIPVQVKELSGVIAISNSESEYSLALKGDGTVWGWGSNSSYQLGDGTNTQRLTPVKAVGLSGITAIEANGTSMALKNDGTVWKVVNSAFAKVDNLSGVKQIAAGRFHQLALKKDGTLWAWGANSVGELGNGTATGGTTGVSQVPGMNGVIGIAGGAYYSLAVKSDGSVWAWGYNNLGQLGDGTQTNRWAPIRVTGLSGIKEVSAGVTHSLAKGDDGSVWSWGSNTYGQLGDGSLTARLTPVLVQTNGAPQVVLTTPSGSQEVPTVVGITTPSIGWTQNDSEGTTFTGFQVQILDEAGEVVLDSGTVAQNTTSNTTSWTVTDNLPNYKLLMVKVKVFDGVLWSEWSEICYLIIE